A window of the Bacillus sp. A301a_S52 genome harbors these coding sequences:
- a CDS encoding 5'-methylthioadenosine/adenosylhomocysteine nucleosidase, whose protein sequence is MAIGIIGAMDEEVLYFRKRMIDFESISHGKQTFYKGRWHGHETIVVKCGVGKVNAAMVSQMLIDVYKVDKLIFTGVAGAVNPELNVGDILISQSCQQHDIEATALGFSKGVIPMYDGPSVFHADPTLLNIAYSAAKELAKKTEKAVLKGKVVSGDQFISDPSQVAMLREMFTADCVEMEGAAVAHVADFNHIPFVIIRSISDKADGKASGDFQTFMAEAAQTSAEIVSHMLELKL, encoded by the coding sequence ATGGCAATCGGGATTATTGGGGCAATGGATGAAGAGGTTTTATACTTTCGAAAAAGAATGATTGATTTTGAAAGTATTTCTCATGGTAAACAAACATTTTATAAAGGACGATGGCATGGTCATGAAACGATCGTTGTGAAATGCGGAGTAGGAAAAGTGAATGCAGCTATGGTCAGTCAGATGCTGATTGATGTTTATAAGGTAGACAAGCTCATTTTTACAGGGGTGGCAGGAGCAGTCAATCCCGAGCTAAATGTTGGTGACATTCTTATTTCTCAATCGTGTCAGCAACACGATATCGAGGCAACAGCTTTAGGTTTTTCAAAGGGCGTCATTCCAATGTATGACGGCCCGTCGGTATTCCATGCAGATCCGACTTTACTTAACATCGCTTATTCAGCAGCAAAAGAGCTAGCAAAAAAAACGGAGAAGGCAGTTTTAAAAGGAAAAGTCGTCAGTGGCGATCAATTTATCTCAGACCCATCTCAAGTAGCCATGTTACGTGAGATGTTTACAGCGGATTGTGTCGAAATGGAAGGGGCAGCGGTTGCTCATGTAGCTGATTTTAACCACATTCCTTTCGTCATTATACGCTCCATTTCTGACAAAGCCGATGGAAAAGCCAGTGGGGATTTTCAAACGTTTATGGCAGAAGCTGCTCAAACGTCAGCTGAAATAGTCAGTCATATGCTGGAATTGAAATTATAA
- the motB gene encoding flagellar motor protein MotB, whose product MNRRRQNKDDKGAPKWMVTFSDMMTLILVFFILLFSMSVVDATKFRAIAESFQERAVFDFYPSIVPFENPAEDREVKDDPFEEEADPFETYLEMDEEEINEQLDSLLEEVVEYLEENELTEEITVSRDDRGVVLVLQEQALFETARADIISEAEPFLGKVGALLNEIPNMVKVEGHTDSRPISTAQFPSNWELSGARASSVIRFLIDESNLEAGRFLAIGYGDTRPVAPNTTPDNLQQNRRVVIVISDPTYSDDDLY is encoded by the coding sequence ATGAATAGGCGGAGGCAGAATAAAGATGACAAAGGGGCACCGAAATGGATGGTCACCTTTTCAGATATGATGACGCTCATTCTCGTTTTCTTCATTTTGTTATTCTCTATGTCTGTCGTTGACGCCACAAAATTTAGAGCTATTGCTGAATCATTTCAAGAAAGAGCTGTATTTGACTTTTATCCTTCTATCGTCCCTTTTGAAAATCCGGCTGAAGATCGGGAAGTCAAAGACGACCCTTTTGAAGAAGAAGCGGATCCATTTGAAACCTATTTAGAAATGGATGAGGAAGAGATCAATGAACAGCTTGATAGCCTTCTTGAAGAAGTGGTTGAATATTTAGAAGAAAATGAACTAACTGAAGAAATCACGGTATCAAGAGATGATAGAGGCGTTGTTCTCGTGTTGCAGGAACAAGCCCTCTTCGAAACAGCTCGTGCCGATATTATTTCAGAGGCTGAACCTTTCCTTGGCAAGGTAGGTGCTCTCTTAAATGAAATCCCGAATATGGTTAAAGTAGAAGGACATACGGACAGCAGGCCTATCAGTACAGCGCAATTCCCCTCTAACTGGGAGTTGTCCGGGGCTCGTGCCAGCAGTGTCATCCGGTTTTTAATCGACGAATCTAATCTAGAGGCGGGGCGCTTCTTAGCGATAGGTTACGGTGATACACGACCAGTAGCTCCAAATACAACACCGGATAACCTTCAGCAAAACAGACGAGTCGTCATTGTCATCTCAGATCCTACGTACAGCGATGATGATCTATACTAA
- the motP gene encoding flagellar motor protein MotP, whose translation MKKIDLLTPIGIFIGLTAVFAAIYTNASGAGSLTDFIQIASILIVLGGMFGAISINFSFAEIKLLPKVIKETFQTKDQNLQELINTFVDLSAKARREGLLALEAGLEDVDDPFIEKGVLLAVDGIEPDIIKDIMMAEVLAMEERHRKGRIILEKAGEYAPAWGMIGTLVGLVLMLQNLNDPSTLGPNMAVALLTTLYGTLLANLVFIPMANKLALSTEEEVFVKQIVVEGVIGVQSGQNPKILEEKLSAFLPNHVKDSNGEETEEKDMNE comes from the coding sequence ATGAAAAAAATTGATTTGTTAACACCAATAGGCATATTTATCGGATTAACAGCAGTATTTGCAGCTATTTATACGAACGCGTCAGGTGCAGGCTCACTGACAGACTTTATCCAGATTGCCTCAATCCTCATCGTTCTAGGCGGAATGTTTGGCGCTATCTCGATAAACTTTTCTTTTGCTGAGATTAAATTACTTCCAAAAGTTATAAAAGAAACATTTCAAACGAAAGATCAAAATTTGCAAGAGCTCATTAACACATTCGTGGATCTTTCTGCTAAAGCAAGACGTGAGGGCCTTTTAGCCCTTGAAGCGGGGCTTGAAGATGTAGATGATCCCTTCATTGAGAAAGGTGTATTATTAGCTGTTGATGGAATTGAACCTGATATTATTAAAGATATTATGATGGCTGAAGTATTAGCTATGGAAGAAAGACATAGAAAAGGCCGAATCATTTTAGAAAAAGCAGGGGAGTATGCCCCAGCATGGGGAATGATCGGAACATTAGTAGGTCTTGTACTGATGCTCCAAAACTTAAATGATCCATCTACGCTTGGGCCTAATATGGCAGTTGCTCTTTTAACAACACTTTATGGAACCCTTTTAGCGAATCTCGTCTTTATACCTATGGCTAATAAACTTGCTTTAAGCACTGAAGAAGAAGTGTTCGTTAAACAAATTGTTGTAGAAGGTGTTATTGGTGTTCAATCAGGTCAAAATCCTAAGATTTTAGAAGAAAAATTAAGTGCATTCCTTCCAAATCATGTTAAAGATAGCAATGGCGAAGAAACAGAGGAGAAGGATATGAATGAATAG
- the ccpA gene encoding catabolite control protein A: MNITIYDVAREAGVSMATVSRVVNGNPNVKPTTRKKVLEAIERLGYRPNAVARGLASKRTTTVGVVIPDISSTFFAELARGIEDIATMYKYNIILCNSDQNKEKEIHLINTLLEKQVDGIVFMGGEITTEHEETFKKSPVPIVLSATIDDKKEFPSVNIDYKQAAYDAVKSLTDEGHTKVAMLSGTLEDPVNGYLKFSGYKSAIQDAGLHLDDDLVVIGDYSYDSGLEAMASLLKLKERPTAIFASTDEMALGLIHGAQDAGVKVPEDIEIIGFDNTRLATMVRPTLTTVVQPMYDIGAVSMRLLTKYMNKEDVSENVVILPHHVEYRQSTSFAAKGE, translated from the coding sequence ATGAATATTACAATTTATGATGTAGCAAGAGAAGCTGGAGTGTCTATGGCCACCGTATCGAGAGTGGTTAATGGAAATCCCAATGTCAAACCAACTACGAGAAAAAAAGTGTTAGAGGCTATCGAACGTCTGGGTTATCGTCCAAATGCAGTGGCCAGAGGCTTGGCTAGTAAACGTACCACGACTGTAGGCGTTGTCATCCCTGATATTTCAAGTACATTTTTTGCAGAGCTTGCTAGAGGGATTGAAGATATTGCCACAATGTATAAATACAATATTATTTTATGTAACTCTGACCAAAATAAAGAAAAAGAAATTCATCTAATTAATACGCTGCTTGAAAAACAAGTTGATGGAATCGTGTTCATGGGTGGTGAGATCACAACTGAGCATGAGGAAACATTTAAAAAATCACCAGTACCAATTGTCTTGTCGGCTACAATTGACGATAAGAAAGAATTCCCTTCTGTCAACATTGATTATAAGCAAGCAGCTTATGATGCTGTAAAATCCTTGACGGATGAAGGCCACACAAAAGTAGCCATGCTGTCAGGGACATTAGAAGATCCTGTTAATGGCTATCTAAAATTCTCAGGTTATAAAAGTGCTATACAGGATGCTGGCCTTCATTTAGATGATGATCTCGTAGTAATTGGTGATTATTCGTATGACTCCGGCTTAGAGGCAATGGCATCGCTACTCAAACTAAAAGAGCGACCAACAGCTATTTTTGCTTCAACAGATGAAATGGCACTGGGTCTGATACACGGGGCTCAGGATGCGGGTGTTAAAGTCCCTGAGGATATCGAAATAATCGGCTTCGATAATACTCGCTTGGCAACGATGGTGAGGCCGACTCTAACAACAGTCGTGCAACCGATGTATGATATTGGTGCTGTCTCTATGAGACTCCTTACAAAATACATGAATAAGGAAGATGTGTCGGAGAATGTGGTCATTCTTCCACACCATGTTGAGTATCGCCAGTCCACATCCTTCGCTGCCAAAGGGGAATAA